In the genome of Terriglobales bacterium, the window ACGAGAAAACCACAAGTGGACGAGCCCGCGGCGCGAGGCAAGAACTACATAACGCGGAGCGGGCTGCAGCGCCTCAAAGATGAGCACCAGTTTCTGCTCACCAGGGAACGCCCGGCGGTGGTGGAGGTGGTGGCGTGGGCTGCCGGCAACGGCGATCGCAGTGAAAACACCGACTATAAGTACGGCAAGCGGCGGCTGCGGCAGATCGATGGGCGGATTCGCTTTCTAACGAAGCGAATCGAAGCCGCGGAAGTGGTGGACCCGGAAGCTCCGAGAGCGGGGCAGCAGAAGACGAGGGCATTTTTCGGAGCGACCGTGCGCTATGCCAATGCCGCGGGAGCGGAGCGAGTAGTGAGCATCGTGGGCATTGACGAGGTCGATCTCAACCGCAACCACATCAGTTGGGTGTCACCTCTGGGGCGCGCGTTGATAAAGTCGGCAGC includes:
- the greB gene encoding transcription elongation factor GreB, giving the protein MRKGFTRKPQVDEPAARGKNYITRSGLQRLKDEHQFLLTRERPAVVEVVAWAAGNGDRSENTDYKYGKRRLRQIDGRIRFLTKRIEAAEVVDPEAPRAGQQKTRAFFGATVRYANAAGAERVVSIVGIDEVDLNRNHISWVSPLGRALIKSAAGDSVVLQAPGGTEYLTVLEVCYQRISVEPFREPPGSEASTKGLPRRR